In the genome of Streptomyces collinus, one region contains:
- a CDS encoding M14 family zinc carboxypeptidase, whose product MRTTRSVPARPALIAVLALATAGSLLLAPGAAGADPLPVTREGSAVDDRAARAPVSAARRALTADSSTATTTRGYPRRQTLSPDPRNPGDKSLKLGLTPYHAIAPKLNALQRLGDRVSVEVTGRSAGGHRLYLVTVTAPESTRQALAQERMRDLIENAPAAAAKSREIEREYKTPVFVNSNIHGNEWEGTDASLKVIERLATAKDTKTRDLLAHSRLYFNITANPDGRIAGTRANANGFDLNRDFVTASQPETRAMRQIELGKQPAVLLDLHGYVNGTLIEPTTPPHGENYEYDLFLKNSYANALGMESAVNALGYTPAKDGVEAAQIPFRDQEEGWDDWPPIFTPQYAAFHGTVAAHTVEIPLAVNNEEYDELPVPELRRRSAVNTAVAGAAIRATLDHVREHRGTLITDQIEVFRRGATGAAQVPVSPRTVPGVPGIGPEDVYTTTFPRAYVIPPAGARTQRSGPAATRLVDHLLANGVRVARATRPFRLDGRTHPGGSYVVDMHQPKRGMANVLLADGRDISGKVSVMYDISGWSLGSLWGATVERVPSGSLRGAPLRPVGEAAPVAHVPAHGNLRLRLTDPREIAALNSLLRQGVPVRRAADGSVIVPASARREARTAARAHDVPFTATRQTGTAPLGRLRVAAAVTPGELFALREMGFEVTPVSTAVLNAGFDWRTSGADVLFVSAGLDRAALTAPARRALDAFLDGHGLVGRGATGAALNAAAGRLAVKPVEGNADANGVVRVTNSGAVTHDAPDRGFVYAPLWFTDPGPGVRVEQSYATGNPLVSGHWRPLGDGTGGPTAAAGQASVVSGDRTVLFGTEPLFRDHPKGEFPQVARALFTVAHSASVKESG is encoded by the coding sequence GTGCGCACCACGAGAAGCGTTCCCGCGAGACCTGCACTGATCGCCGTCCTGGCCCTGGCCACGGCGGGCTCACTCCTGCTCGCCCCCGGCGCGGCCGGCGCCGACCCGTTACCCGTCACCCGTGAGGGCTCCGCCGTGGACGACCGCGCGGCGCGGGCTCCCGTGAGCGCGGCGCGACGCGCGTTGACCGCGGACTCCTCCACCGCCACCACCACCCGCGGCTACCCCCGGCGCCAGACCCTCTCCCCCGACCCCCGGAACCCCGGCGACAAGTCCCTGAAGCTGGGGCTGACGCCGTACCACGCGATCGCGCCGAAGCTGAACGCCCTGCAACGCCTCGGCGACCGGGTGAGCGTGGAGGTGACGGGCCGCTCGGCCGGCGGCCACCGCCTCTACCTCGTCACGGTCACCGCCCCGGAGTCCACCCGGCAGGCCCTCGCCCAGGAGCGGATGCGCGACCTGATCGAGAACGCGCCCGCCGCGGCGGCCAAGTCCCGTGAGATCGAACGGGAGTACAAGACACCGGTCTTCGTCAACAGCAACATCCACGGCAACGAGTGGGAGGGCACGGACGCCTCCCTGAAGGTCATCGAGCGGCTCGCCACCGCGAAGGACACGAAGACCAGGGACCTCCTCGCACACAGCCGCCTCTACTTCAACATCACGGCTAACCCGGACGGCCGGATCGCCGGGACCCGCGCCAACGCCAACGGCTTCGACCTCAACCGCGACTTCGTCACCGCCTCCCAGCCCGAGACGCGGGCGATGCGGCAGATCGAGCTCGGCAAGCAGCCGGCCGTCCTGCTCGACCTGCACGGCTACGTCAACGGCACCCTCATCGAGCCGACCACTCCCCCGCACGGCGAGAACTACGAGTACGACCTCTTCCTGAAGAACAGCTACGCCAACGCCCTCGGCATGGAGTCAGCGGTCAACGCCCTCGGCTACACGCCCGCGAAGGACGGTGTGGAGGCGGCCCAGATCCCCTTCCGCGACCAGGAGGAGGGCTGGGACGACTGGCCGCCGATCTTCACCCCGCAGTACGCGGCCTTCCACGGCACGGTGGCCGCCCACACGGTGGAGATCCCGCTGGCGGTGAACAACGAGGAGTACGACGAGCTGCCGGTGCCGGAGCTGCGCCGCCGTTCCGCGGTCAACACGGCCGTGGCGGGCGCGGCGATCCGCGCGACCCTGGACCATGTCCGCGAGCACCGCGGCACCCTGATCACCGACCAGATCGAGGTCTTCCGCCGTGGCGCCACGGGCGCCGCGCAGGTGCCGGTGTCCCCGCGGACGGTCCCCGGCGTCCCCGGCATCGGCCCGGAGGACGTCTACACGACCACGTTCCCGCGCGCCTACGTCATCCCGCCCGCCGGCGCCCGCACCCAGCGCTCGGGACCCGCCGCGACCCGTCTGGTCGACCACCTGCTGGCCAACGGCGTCCGGGTCGCCCGCGCCACCCGCCCCTTCCGGCTCGACGGACGCACCCACCCCGGCGGCTCGTACGTCGTCGACATGCACCAGCCCAAACGCGGCATGGCGAACGTGCTGCTGGCCGACGGCCGGGACATCAGCGGCAAGGTCTCGGTGATGTACGACATCTCCGGCTGGAGCCTGGGCAGTCTGTGGGGCGCCACGGTCGAGCGGGTGCCGTCGGGCAGCCTGCGGGGCGCACCCCTGCGCCCGGTCGGCGAGGCCGCACCCGTGGCCCACGTGCCCGCGCACGGCAACCTGCGGCTGCGGCTGACCGACCCGCGCGAGATCGCGGCCCTCAACTCCCTGCTGCGGCAGGGCGTCCCGGTCCGGCGGGCGGCGGACGGCAGCGTGATCGTCCCGGCGTCGGCCCGCCGCGAGGCGCGCACGGCCGCCCGCGCCCACGACGTGCCCTTCACGGCGACCCGGCAGACCGGCACGGCTCCGCTGGGCCGCCTTCGCGTCGCCGCCGCCGTCACGCCGGGTGAGCTGTTCGCCCTGCGGGAGATGGGCTTCGAGGTCACGCCGGTCTCGACGGCTGTCCTGAACGCGGGCTTCGACTGGCGTACGTCCGGCGCGGACGTGCTGTTCGTGTCCGCCGGCCTGGACCGCGCGGCCCTGACCGCCCCCGCCCGGCGGGCCCTGGACGCCTTCCTGGACGGGCACGGCCTGGTCGGCCGGGGCGCGACCGGAGCCGCCCTGAACGCGGCGGCGGGCCGGCTGGCCGTCAAGCCGGTGGAGGGCAACGCGGATGCGAACGGCGTGGTGCGGGTGACGAACTCGGGCGCCGTCACGCACGACGCACCGGACCGCGGCTTCGTCTACGCCCCGCTCTGGTTCACCGACCCGGGCCCCGGCGTCCGCGTGGAGCAGTCGTACGCGACCGGGAACCCGCTGGTCTCCGGGCACTGGCGGCCGCTCGGGGACGGCACCGGCGGTCCCACCGCCGCCGCCGGGCAGGCCTCGGTCGTCAGCGGGGACCGGACCGTTCTGTTCGGCACCGAACCACTCTTCCGGGACCACCCCAAGGGGGAATTCCCGCAGGTGGCGAGGGCATTGTTCACAGTGGCACACAGCGCTTCAGTCAAGGAGAGCGGATGA
- a CDS encoding serine hydrolase domain-containing protein, whose translation MTQEIHGTVADGFEAVREEFAAFVAGERADYEGQLCAYVHGRKVVDLWAGTGADALYGVFSSTKGAAYLVVALLVQDGTLELDRKVTYYWPEFAAEGKGALTVRDLLAHRAGVVGTDTGFTLAELADDRQLAERLADQRPFWRPGTAFGYHALGAGALAGEVVRRATGRTLQEVYQERIRTPYGLDFHLGLPAPEEPRFRTTQPMVPTPEQQAVLDATPTGPHSLASIAFNGNAAEPTDLVSLPNMPLIRAKGPASVGGVASARGLAGMYAAAISEVGEQPALLKPDTVAEFGQFHSTGYDLVARAHKSFGLGFQMTADTWHPFLGAGTIGHSGAGGSQAFADPWSGLAYGYTRRRFAFPGGAAPENGRLVRAVHTAALAF comes from the coding sequence ATGACGCAGGAGATCCACGGCACCGTGGCGGACGGCTTCGAGGCGGTGCGCGAGGAGTTCGCCGCGTTCGTCGCCGGGGAGCGAGCCGACTACGAGGGGCAGCTGTGCGCCTACGTCCACGGCCGGAAGGTCGTCGACCTGTGGGCGGGGACCGGCGCGGACGCCCTCTACGGTGTGTTCTCGTCCACGAAGGGCGCCGCCTATCTGGTCGTGGCTCTGCTCGTGCAGGACGGCACGCTGGAACTGGACCGCAAAGTGACGTACTACTGGCCGGAGTTCGCGGCCGAGGGCAAGGGCGCCCTGACGGTGCGTGACCTGCTCGCGCACCGGGCGGGCGTGGTCGGTACCGACACCGGCTTCACGCTCGCGGAGCTGGCCGACGACCGCCAGCTCGCCGAACGCCTCGCCGACCAGCGGCCGTTCTGGCGCCCCGGCACGGCGTTCGGCTATCACGCGCTGGGCGCCGGCGCCCTGGCCGGCGAGGTCGTGCGCCGTGCGACGGGCCGCACGCTCCAGGAGGTCTACCAGGAGCGGATCCGGACCCCGTACGGCCTGGACTTCCACCTGGGCCTGCCCGCGCCCGAGGAACCGCGTTTCCGCACCACCCAGCCGATGGTCCCGACCCCGGAGCAGCAGGCCGTCCTGGACGCCACGCCCACGGGCCCGCACTCACTGGCCTCGATAGCGTTCAACGGCAACGCGGCGGAGCCGACCGACCTCGTCTCCCTTCCGAACATGCCGCTGATCCGGGCGAAGGGCCCGGCGTCGGTGGGCGGGGTGGCGTCCGCGCGGGGCCTTGCGGGGATGTACGCGGCGGCGATCAGCGAGGTGGGCGAGCAGCCGGCGCTGCTGAAGCCGGACACCGTGGCGGAGTTCGGCCAGTTCCACTCGACCGGCTACGACCTGGTGGCCCGGGCCCACAAGTCGTTCGGGCTCGGTTTCCAGATGACGGCTGACACGTGGCACCCGTTCCTCGGCGCCGGGACGATCGGGCACAGCGGCGCGGGCGGTTCCCAGGCCTTCGCGGACCCGTGGAGCGGCCTCGCCTACGGCTACACGCGGCGCCGGTTCGCCTTCCCGGGCGGGGCGGCTCCGGAGAACGGCCGGCTGGTGAGGGCGGTCCACACGGCGGCACTCGCCTTCTGA
- a CDS encoding organic hydroperoxide resistance protein: protein MPIQQPDVLYTAVATAENGRDGRVATDDGRLDVVVNPPKEMGGSGAGTNPEQLFAAGYSACFQGALGVVARQEGADLTGSTVTAKVGLGRNGDGFGIIVEISADIPKADRGVARSLIEKAHGVCPYSKATRGNITVTLV, encoded by the coding sequence ATGCCGATCCAGCAGCCCGACGTCCTGTACACCGCCGTCGCCACCGCCGAGAACGGGCGCGACGGGCGGGTCGCCACCGACGACGGCAGGCTCGACGTCGTCGTCAACCCGCCCAAGGAGATGGGCGGCAGCGGCGCCGGCACCAACCCGGAGCAGCTGTTCGCCGCCGGCTACAGCGCCTGCTTCCAGGGAGCCCTCGGCGTCGTCGCCCGTCAGGAGGGCGCCGACCTGACCGGTTCGACCGTCACCGCCAAGGTCGGCCTCGGCAGGAACGGGGACGGCTTCGGGATCATCGTCGAGATCTCGGCCGACATCCCCAAGGCCGACCGCGGGGTCGCCCGCTCACTGATCGAGAAGGCCCACGGGGTCTGCCCGTACTCGAAGGCGACCCGCGGCAACATCACCGTGACGCTGGTCTGA
- a CDS encoding NADP-dependent oxidoreductase produces MTDTPTLPAVSREWHLASRPVGWPKPEDFAFVEAEVPQPAEGQVLVRNKYLSVDPYMRGRMSDVKSYVAPFELGKVMQGGAVGEVLASNAEGLSVGDHVLHFFGWREYAVVGAKNAVKVDPEAAPLSTYLGVLGMTGLTAYAGLLRTASFKEGDTVFVSGAAGAVGGQVGQIARLKGASRVIGSAGSDEKVKLLTEEYGFDAAFNYKDGPVAQQLRAAAPDGIDVYFDNVGGDHLEAAIGSLNEGGRIAVCGMISVYNNTEPAPGPKNLARLIATRGRIEGFLVGDHYDLQPQFVQEVAPWVASGELKYRETVVEGIENNLEAFLGVLRGDNTGKMIVKL; encoded by the coding sequence ATGACCGACACCCCCACCCTCCCCGCCGTCAGCCGCGAGTGGCATCTGGCGAGCCGCCCCGTCGGCTGGCCGAAGCCCGAGGACTTCGCCTTCGTCGAGGCGGAGGTCCCGCAGCCGGCCGAGGGGCAGGTCCTCGTCCGGAACAAGTACCTCTCCGTGGACCCGTACATGCGTGGCCGGATGAGCGACGTCAAGTCCTACGTCGCCCCGTTCGAGCTCGGCAAGGTCATGCAGGGCGGTGCCGTCGGCGAGGTCCTGGCCTCGAACGCCGAGGGCCTGTCCGTCGGGGACCACGTCCTGCACTTCTTCGGGTGGCGCGAGTACGCGGTCGTCGGCGCGAAGAACGCCGTGAAGGTGGACCCGGAGGCCGCGCCGCTGTCGACGTACCTCGGTGTGCTGGGCATGACCGGCCTCACCGCCTACGCGGGCCTGCTGCGGACCGCCTCCTTCAAGGAGGGTGACACCGTCTTCGTGTCCGGTGCCGCCGGCGCCGTGGGCGGCCAGGTCGGGCAGATCGCCCGGCTGAAGGGCGCCTCGCGGGTCATCGGCTCCGCCGGGTCGGACGAGAAGGTGAAGCTCCTCACGGAGGAGTACGGCTTCGACGCCGCCTTCAACTACAAGGACGGGCCCGTGGCCCAGCAGCTGCGCGCCGCCGCCCCGGACGGGATCGACGTCTACTTCGACAACGTCGGCGGTGACCACCTGGAGGCGGCCATCGGCTCCCTCAACGAGGGCGGCCGGATCGCCGTCTGCGGCATGATCTCCGTCTACAACAACACCGAGCCCGCCCCGGGCCCGAAGAACCTCGCCCGCCTGATCGCGACCCGCGGCCGCATCGAGGGCTTCCTGGTCGGCGACCACTACGACCTCCAGCCGCAGTTCGTGCAGGAGGTCGCCCCCTGGGTCGCCTCCGGCGAGCTGAAGTACCGGGAGACCGTCGTCGAAGGCATCGAGAACAACCTGGAGGCGTTCCTGGGTGTTCTGCGCGGCGACAACACCGGGAAGATGATCGTCAAGCTCTGA
- a CDS encoding MarR family winged helix-turn-helix transcriptional regulator: MASTTPTPQDLTKRPDPLTLEVVELIGEVVARFHEDYESAAADHALTGAQARLLSLLCLEPLPMRRLARQLKCEPSNVTGIVDRLEARGLVERRPDPADRRVKVAAATAEGRKVARSLRESLRFAGEPLAGLSEGERVALRDTLRRMLG, translated from the coding sequence ATGGCCTCCACCACACCGACGCCCCAAGACCTGACCAAGCGCCCGGATCCGCTGACCCTTGAGGTCGTCGAGCTGATCGGGGAGGTCGTGGCGCGGTTCCACGAGGACTACGAGTCGGCGGCGGCGGACCATGCCCTGACCGGCGCGCAGGCGCGGCTGCTCAGCCTGCTGTGCCTCGAACCGCTGCCGATGCGCAGGCTGGCCCGGCAGCTGAAGTGCGAGCCGTCCAATGTGACGGGGATCGTGGACCGGCTGGAGGCGCGGGGCCTGGTCGAGCGGCGGCCGGACCCCGCCGACCGCCGCGTGAAGGTGGCGGCGGCCACGGCCGAGGGCCGGAAGGTGGCCCGGAGCCTGCGGGAGTCGCTGCGGTTCGCCGGGGAGCCCCTGGCCGGGCTCTCCGAGGGCGAACGGGTGGCACTGCGGGACACGCTGCGGCGGATGCTGGGCTGA
- a CDS encoding SCO2400 family protein, with product MDYCDPCRRHLNGALACPGCGTSAESPRWREPDHGGYGAAPSGAEGEAPQRPEGPEGPDGEYGESGGYDERVDDADGEPSGRADRRRGRGRGPAVDGPGGASRRDRKAAAHRRRRRRTLFVAAGFVLAAGGLSLAELGMDTPRSTPKPAAAGGESADGDASVEAGKPSGGPGGNAAGAEGPSGSPSPEASDSPSASGSPDDEESKSPKDGEPSKDPEPATAGGAPSRPASAPTAAPPAPDPAPTSDPTTQAPQPEPSPSEPCKRFLWWCA from the coding sequence ATGGACTACTGCGACCCGTGCCGACGGCACCTCAACGGCGCGCTGGCCTGCCCCGGGTGTGGCACCTCAGCGGAATCGCCGCGCTGGCGTGAGCCGGATCACGGCGGGTACGGCGCCGCCCCGTCCGGGGCCGAGGGCGAGGCGCCGCAGCGTCCGGAAGGGCCGGAAGGGCCCGACGGCGAGTACGGCGAGAGCGGCGGGTACGACGAGCGCGTCGACGACGCCGACGGTGAGCCGTCGGGGCGGGCTGACCGGCGGCGCGGACGCGGGCGCGGTCCCGCCGTCGACGGTCCGGGCGGCGCGAGCCGGCGGGACCGCAAGGCCGCGGCACACCGCAGGCGCCGCCGCCGGACCCTGTTCGTGGCGGCCGGGTTCGTGCTGGCGGCGGGCGGCCTGAGCCTCGCGGAGCTGGGCATGGACACCCCCCGTTCGACGCCGAAGCCGGCCGCGGCCGGAGGCGAGTCGGCGGACGGGGACGCCTCCGTGGAGGCGGGGAAGCCGAGCGGCGGTCCGGGCGGGAATGCCGCCGGGGCTGAAGGCCCGTCAGGCTCGCCCTCACCGGAGGCGTCCGACTCGCCGTCCGCTTCCGGATCCCCCGACGACGAGGAGTCGAAGTCCCCGAAGGACGGCGAACCGTCGAAGGACCCCGAGCCGGCGACGGCGGGAGGCGCCCCCAGCCGCCCGGCGTCCGCCCCCACCGCGGCCCCGCCGGCCCCGGACCCGGCCCCGACGTCGGACCCGACCACCCAGGCCCCGCAACCGGAGCCGTCCCCGTCCGAGCCCTGCAAGCGGTTCCTCTGGTGGTGCGCTTAG
- the yjfF gene encoding galactofuranose ABC transporter, permease protein YjfF, which produces MSATTKTRTAAEGRTPSTAARLLGDQRLPVLVTAGLFLAMYIGGLSRYQNYGFGEPQVFLNLLIDNSYLLVAAVGATFVIMSGGIDLSVGSLIGFTTMFTAWLVERQGLPLLLVIPLALGVGAFGGFLMGYVIHNFEIQPFIVTLAGLFLFRGLCLVINKESISISDSTVSSMAQTRVSLGLGELSIGAIVALVVLGAAFYVLHYTRFGRRVYAVGGNEQSALLMGLPLGGTKIAVYTLSGFCSALAGLLFMLYIQSGDPLHAVGMELDAIAAVVIGGTLLTGGSGYVLGTLFGVLVLGLIKSIIQFEGTLSSWWTKIATGVLLCAFILIQRAMTNRKQT; this is translated from the coding sequence ATGAGCGCGACTACCAAGACCCGTACGGCAGCGGAAGGCCGTACGCCGTCCACGGCCGCGCGCCTGCTCGGCGATCAGCGGCTGCCCGTGCTGGTCACGGCCGGCCTGTTCCTCGCGATGTACATCGGCGGGCTCAGCCGCTACCAGAACTACGGTTTCGGTGAACCGCAGGTCTTCCTCAACCTGTTGATCGACAACAGCTACCTGCTGGTCGCCGCCGTCGGCGCCACCTTCGTCATCATGTCCGGCGGCATCGACCTGTCCGTCGGCTCGCTGATCGGCTTCACCACCATGTTCACGGCGTGGCTGGTGGAGCGTCAGGGGCTGCCGCTGCTGCTGGTCATCCCGCTCGCCCTGGGCGTGGGCGCGTTCGGCGGCTTCCTCATGGGCTATGTGATCCACAACTTCGAGATCCAGCCCTTCATCGTGACCCTCGCCGGCCTCTTCCTCTTCCGGGGCCTCTGCCTGGTCATCAACAAGGAGTCCATCTCCATCAGCGACTCCACGGTGAGCAGCATGGCCCAGACCCGGGTGTCGCTCGGACTGGGGGAGCTGTCGATCGGCGCGATCGTGGCGCTGGTGGTGCTGGGAGCCGCGTTCTACGTGTTGCACTACACGCGCTTCGGCCGCCGGGTGTACGCCGTCGGCGGCAACGAGCAGTCGGCGCTGCTGATGGGGCTTCCGCTGGGCGGCACGAAGATCGCCGTGTACACGTTGAGCGGCTTCTGCTCGGCGCTGGCAGGCCTGCTGTTCATGCTGTACATCCAGTCCGGTGACCCGCTGCACGCCGTCGGCATGGAACTCGACGCGATCGCCGCGGTCGTCATCGGCGGCACGCTGCTGACGGGCGGCTCCGGCTACGTCCTGGGCACCCTCTTCGGTGTCCTCGTGCTGGGCCTGATCAAGAGCATCATCCAGTTCGAGGGCACGCTCAGCTCCTGGTGGACGAAGATCGCCACCGGTGTCCTGCTCTGCGCGTTCATCCTGATCCAGCGGGCCATGACGAACCGTAAGCAGACCTGA
- a CDS encoding ABC transporter permease, whose product MSTPAVTTPSRWRALTHHHLFWPVAVLIFLLLVNVPFTPDFFAIRMTDGHLYGSLVSIVLYGSPLILVAVGMTLVIATGGIDLSVGAVVAITGALTCSYISDQADQNALAGVFLAMGVGLVAAVVCGLWNGFLVARMGIQPIIATLIIMVAGRGVAQLITDGQIITTNSEPYKFIGGGYWLTLPFSIFVVAAVVAVTVALTRRTALGLLVESVGGNAEASRLVGIRSRRIKIMVYMFCALCAGIAGLMISSNTSAADGNNAGLWIELDAILAVVIGGTSLLGGRFSIGGTVIGALVIQTLTTTIYTIGVPTQTNLVFKAAVVIVVCLLQSPKFRAKVFGAKGARTTAPAEPATPADAAPEMEVSR is encoded by the coding sequence GTGAGTACCCCGGCAGTGACCACCCCCTCCCGCTGGCGAGCACTGACGCACCACCACCTGTTCTGGCCGGTCGCGGTCCTGATCTTCCTGCTGCTCGTCAACGTCCCCTTCACCCCCGACTTCTTCGCGATCAGGATGACGGACGGCCACCTCTACGGCAGCCTCGTCTCGATCGTGCTGTACGGCTCACCGCTTATCCTCGTGGCGGTCGGCATGACCCTGGTCATCGCCACCGGCGGCATCGACCTCTCCGTCGGTGCCGTGGTCGCCATCACCGGCGCCCTGACCTGCTCGTACATCAGCGACCAGGCCGACCAGAACGCGCTGGCGGGGGTCTTCCTCGCCATGGGCGTCGGCCTGGTGGCGGCCGTGGTCTGCGGCCTGTGGAACGGCTTCCTGGTCGCCCGGATGGGCATCCAGCCCATCATCGCGACCCTCATCATCATGGTCGCCGGGCGCGGTGTCGCCCAGCTGATCACCGACGGCCAGATCATCACCACCAACAGCGAGCCGTACAAGTTCATCGGCGGCGGCTACTGGCTGACGCTGCCCTTCTCCATCTTCGTGGTGGCCGCCGTCGTGGCCGTCACGGTCGCGCTGACCCGCCGTACGGCGCTCGGCCTGCTCGTCGAGTCGGTCGGCGGCAACGCGGAGGCCAGCCGCCTGGTCGGCATCCGCTCCCGACGCATCAAGATCATGGTGTACATGTTCTGCGCCCTGTGCGCGGGCATCGCCGGCCTGATGATCAGCTCCAACACCTCGGCCGCGGACGGCAACAACGCCGGTCTGTGGATCGAGCTGGACGCGATCCTCGCGGTCGTCATCGGCGGCACCTCGCTGCTCGGCGGCCGGTTCTCCATCGGCGGCACCGTGATCGGCGCCCTCGTCATCCAGACCCTGACCACCACGATCTACACCATCGGCGTGCCCACGCAGACCAACCTGGTCTTCAAGGCCGCCGTCGTCATCGTCGTCTGTCTGCTGCAGTCCCCGAAGTTCCGGGCCAAGGTCTTCGGCGCGAAGGGCGCCCGGACCACCGCCCCGGCGGAGCCCGCCACCCCGGCCGACGCCGCCCCTGAGATGGAGGTGTCGCGATGA